In Juglans regia cultivar Chandler chromosome 5, Walnut 2.0, whole genome shotgun sequence, the following are encoded in one genomic region:
- the LOC118348418 gene encoding uncharacterized protein LOC118348418, whose product MEDPTKGSSYSTSHHSDPTAVHTNLNTNTFRATPTTRFLNLSDPSNPFHLDNGNNPAMLLVTDPLNPNNYPTWSRAMRHALRSKNKVGFVTGDIPRPSGPDDPLLEPWECYNDMMASWLQNSISASIISSVVFVDDAQDIWLNLQDRFSDQNGPRIFQLKNWQ is encoded by the coding sequence ATGGAAGACCCAACTAAAGGCTCATCTTATTCTACCTCCCACCACTCTGACCCTACCGCAGTCCACACAAACCTAAATACAAACACCTTTCGTGCCACACCCACGACTCGTTTCTTGAACCTGAGTGACCCTAGCAATCCCTTCCACCTAGACAATGGCAATAACCCAGCCATGCTTCTCGTCACTGACCCACTCAACCCCAATAACTACCCCACCTGGTCACGTGCCATGCGCCACGCTCTACGGTCCAAAAACAAAGTGGGCTTTGTCACGGGTGATATCCCACGCCCATCTGGCCCAGATGACCCCTTGCTTGAACCTTGGGAGTGCTACAACGATATGATGGCTTCTTGGCTTCAAAACTCCATCAGTGCCTCTATCATATCCAGCGTGGTCTTCGTTGATGATGCACAAGACATATGGCTCAACCTCCAGGATCGTTTCTCCGACCAGAATGGACCACGTATCTTTCAACTCAAGAACTGGCAATAA
- the LOC109002642 gene encoding 17.4 kDa class I heat shock protein-like yields MSLVPSLFDGRRTNVFDPFSLDLWEPFDGLLSSAVANVPPSARETAALANLRIDWKETPEAHVFHADLPGLKKEEVKVEVEDGRILQISGERSQEQEEKNDKWHRIERSSGKFLRRFRLPENAKMDHVKASMENGVLTVTVPKEDEKKPEVKPIEISG; encoded by the coding sequence ATGTCGCTCGTTCCCAGCCTCTTTGATGGTCGTCGAACCAACGTGTTTGATCCATTTTCTCTAGACTTATGGGAACCCTTCGATGGACTCCTCTCCTCCGCCGTTGCCAATGTCCCCCCCTCAGCACGCGAAACCGCTGCGTTGGCCAACTTAAGAATCGACTGGAAGGAAACCCCAGAGGCCCATGTCTTCCATGCAGACCTCCCGGGCCTCAAGAAGGAGGAAGTGAAAGTCGAGGTTGAAGATGGAAGAATTCTGCAGATTAGCGGAGAGAGGAGCCAAGAACAGGAGGAGAAGAACGATAAGTGGCACCGCATTGAGAGAAGCAGTGGCAAGTTCCTCCGCCGGTTCAGGCTGCCGGAAAATGCGAAGATGGACCATGTCAAGGCTAGCATGGAGAATGGGGTGCTTACTGTGACTGTTCCAAAAGAGGACGAGAAGAAGCCTGAGGTCAAACCCATTGAAATCTCCGGTTGA